One region of Acidimicrobiia bacterium genomic DNA includes:
- a CDS encoding ion channel yields MRQRMRLLVVVAFGSLLVSMVGIGIFEKGTNPEIETWFDVIWWWVVTSTTVGYGDIVPITEGGRIVAIVTIVSGFFVFTNLIAMIVESTHRVIDRHRAGTAQIRFGGHIMICEYTAIADELVQSLPRVPELRGYPVVITTDLVDRNPYPEHWFVRGVPINPSVLRQANCAGAVMVFVFANLRFADPDAKTLHIASRVRALNPHALIVVEIVDPHSELMRHAAPDLVVISSREAMLHVLDPAPFNPLDLLDEERKADFLARLPHPPQPEG; encoded by the coding sequence ATGAGGCAGCGCATGCGGCTCCTCGTTGTCGTTGCCTTCGGGAGCCTCCTCGTCTCGATGGTCGGGATCGGGATCTTCGAGAAGGGCACCAACCCCGAGATCGAGACCTGGTTCGACGTCATCTGGTGGTGGGTGGTCACCAGCACCACTGTCGGCTATGGCGACATCGTCCCCATTACGGAGGGAGGGCGAATAGTGGCCATCGTGACGATCGTGAGCGGCTTCTTCGTGTTCACGAACCTGATCGCCATGATCGTCGAGTCGACTCACCGCGTCATCGACCGGCACCGCGCCGGAACCGCGCAGATCCGGTTCGGGGGCCACATCATGATTTGCGAGTACACCGCCATCGCCGATGAGCTGGTACAGAGCCTCCCCCGGGTGCCCGAACTCCGTGGTTACCCGGTTGTGATCACAACCGACCTCGTCGATCGCAACCCCTACCCAGAACACTGGTTCGTGCGTGGCGTCCCCATCAACCCCTCGGTTCTCCGCCAGGCCAACTGCGCCGGCGCCGTGATGGTGTTCGTGTTCGCCAACCTCCGCTTCGCCGACCCGGACGCGAAAACACTGCACATCGCTTCGCGCGTGCGCGCTCTGAACCCCCATGCGCTGATCGTGGTCGAGATCGTCGACCCCCACAGCGAGTTGATGAGGCACGCCGCCCCGGACCTGGTGGTGATTTCAAGCAGGGAGGCGATGCTCCATGTGCTCGACCCGGCGCCGTTCAACCCGCTGGACCTGCTCGACGAGGAGCGCAAGGCTGATTTCCTCGCCCGGCTCCCTCACCCGCCCCAGCCCGAGGGCTGA
- a CDS encoding septum formation family protein, producing MRRGGAAAKPYRTGSLCRLTREADIRRAAALMALMVLATACGGGTGSTTVTTGAGTASTTTSSAAPGQGTWFDDLAAGICFDSVFNGDDFDFSTPPAIVPCEAAHDNEVAALVDIAPGAGGSYPGEEAVNDSATAGCDAAFEGHLGRPLGETLLSAFVVWPDEADWAAGARQAVCAVNSDEPLLGTTFSGSLQVDGETLAVLAEVDGVLDVWLMDGTTGELTRNLTSGEATGTLSSQPSWAPDGSAVAFAAIGAGGDSDLFLALVDEEGVLPLLEAEGSDDRPVIAPVDTKVAFISDRESDEFEIYVIDLDAGGVVTRLTEFEDRDSSPTWSPDGTQIAFRRRTDGNSDIFVMNSDGTDVRQLTNNLAFDGDPAWSPDGTEILFTSDRSGNFDIWVMNADGSGQVALTDHPGDDEYPTWSRDGEYIAFQSYRHRATQIWVMRWDGSDQSLLALDAPTGYPMFAPVAIGG from the coding sequence ATGCGCCGAGGCGGCGCGGCCGCCAAGCCCTATCGGACAGGTAGCCTCTGCCGACTCACGAGGGAGGCCGACATCCGCAGAGCAGCCGCACTCATGGCCTTGATGGTCCTCGCCACCGCCTGCGGTGGGGGCACGGGGTCCACCACCGTCACCACTGGGGCTGGAACCGCCTCCACCACCACGAGCAGCGCCGCGCCCGGGCAGGGGACGTGGTTCGACGATCTCGCCGCCGGCATCTGCTTCGACAGTGTCTTCAACGGCGACGACTTCGACTTCTCCACACCTCCGGCAATCGTCCCTTGCGAAGCCGCCCATGACAACGAAGTCGCCGCACTGGTGGACATCGCTCCCGGTGCCGGCGGTTCATACCCCGGCGAAGAGGCGGTCAATGACTCGGCGACCGCTGGGTGTGACGCCGCGTTCGAAGGTCATCTGGGCCGACCCCTCGGCGAAACGCTCCTTTCGGCCTTCGTGGTATGGCCCGACGAGGCCGACTGGGCCGCCGGAGCGCGTCAGGCGGTTTGTGCCGTGAATTCCGACGAGCCCCTCCTCGGGACCACTTTCAGCGGCTCGCTTCAGGTCGATGGCGAAACCCTCGCGGTGCTTGCCGAGGTCGATGGCGTCCTCGACGTGTGGCTGATGGATGGCACCACCGGCGAATTGACGCGGAATCTGACTTCCGGAGAGGCCACCGGCACTCTGAGCTCTCAACCATCGTGGGCGCCGGACGGCAGCGCGGTGGCGTTCGCCGCGATCGGCGCAGGGGGTGACAGCGACCTGTTCCTGGCTCTCGTGGACGAAGAGGGCGTCCTGCCCCTCCTCGAGGCGGAGGGGAGCGACGATCGGCCGGTGATCGCACCGGTCGACACCAAGGTCGCGTTCATCTCCGATCGGGAAAGCGACGAATTCGAGATCTATGTAATCGACCTCGATGCGGGTGGGGTGGTCACCCGACTCACCGAATTCGAAGATCGCGACTCGTCGCCTACCTGGTCGCCAGATGGCACCCAGATCGCCTTTCGGCGGCGGACCGATGGCAACAGTGACATCTTCGTCATGAACTCGGACGGCACCGATGTTCGCCAGTTGACCAACAACCTCGCTTTCGACGGAGACCCGGCCTGGTCGCCCGACGGGACCGAGATCCTGTTCACCTCCGACCGTTCGGGCAACTTCGACATCTGGGTGATGAACGCCGACGGTTCGGGCCAGGTCGCGCTCACCGACCACCCAGGCGACGACGAGTACCCGACCTGGTCTCGTGACGGCGAGTACATCGCGTTCCAGTCGTACCGTCACCGAGCCACCCAGATCTGGGTGATGCGTTGGGACGGCTCCGACCAATCGCTGCTCGCTCTCGATGCCCCCACCGGCTACCCGATGTTCGCCCCGGTGGCGATCGGCGGGTAG
- a CDS encoding alpha-hydroxy acid oxidase translates to MDSAALETRARQVLDRAAYEYFAGGSDDEVTLRDNEASWQRLRLIPRVMRDLSSVSIEQTLFGNQMAAPMLVAPMAFQRMAHPDGEVATARAAHSAGIPMVISTMSTVTLEDIAAAVGDSQRWFQFYLHRDRGLSRRLLERAEGSGCTAVVLTVDVPVVGRRRRDETNRFQLPDGITVANLEASLESGGGSALSEYSDAAFEPSLTPDLLEWIAGVTALPLLVKGVLHPDDAVAAVEAGAAGVIVSNHGGRQLDGAIASADALPAIADAIGGRVPLLVDGGIRSGTDILKALALGATAVLVGRPVLWGLVVGGEHGAAAVLEELAQELTRAMTLCGAKTVGDIERSLIA, encoded by the coding sequence ATGGATTCCGCTGCACTCGAGACGCGAGCGCGCCAGGTGCTCGACCGGGCGGCCTACGAGTACTTCGCCGGCGGGTCCGACGACGAAGTCACGCTTCGCGACAACGAGGCGTCGTGGCAGCGGCTGCGGCTGATTCCGCGCGTCATGCGGGATCTGTCCTCGGTGTCCATCGAGCAGACGTTGTTCGGTAACCAGATGGCTGCTCCGATGCTTGTCGCCCCCATGGCGTTTCAGCGGATGGCGCACCCCGATGGCGAGGTGGCCACTGCTCGAGCCGCTCATTCGGCCGGCATCCCAATGGTCATCTCGACGATGTCGACCGTGACCCTGGAGGACATCGCGGCGGCAGTCGGTGACTCGCAACGATGGTTCCAGTTCTACCTCCATCGCGACCGCGGTCTCAGCCGTCGGCTGCTCGAGCGTGCCGAGGGGTCGGGATGTACTGCGGTGGTGCTCACGGTCGACGTTCCGGTGGTGGGGCGGCGGCGCCGGGACGAAACGAATCGGTTTCAGCTCCCCGACGGCATCACGGTCGCCAATCTCGAAGCCTCTCTCGAGAGCGGCGGAGGCTCGGCCCTGTCTGAGTACTCCGACGCTGCATTCGAGCCATCGTTGACACCCGACCTCCTCGAATGGATCGCCGGTGTCACCGCTTTGCCGCTGCTGGTCAAGGGGGTTCTGCATCCAGACGACGCGGTCGCGGCCGTCGAAGCGGGTGCCGCCGGCGTGATCGTGAGCAATCACGGGGGACGCCAACTCGATGGTGCGATTGCGTCGGCGGACGCTCTTCCCGCCATCGCCGACGCCATCGGCGGGCGGGTACCGCTGCTGGTGGACGGCGGAATCCGTAGTGGCACCGACATCCTCAAGGCACTCGCCCTTGGGGCGACCGCAGTCCTGGTGGGCCGGCCCGTGCTGTGGGGTCTGGTCGTGGGCGGGGAGCACGGGGCGGCGGCGGTGCTTGAGGAACTGGCCCAGGAGCTGACCCGGGCGATGACGCTGTGCGGGGCCAAGACGGTCGGCGACATCGAAAGGTCCCTGATCGCGTAG
- a CDS encoding GNAT family N-acetyltransferase, whose amino-acid sequence MPSLPEPIDRVRFRHFGGDDDLVGMVAVLSAAKRADGVDRTDTVETMRNVYSNLNNCDLDTDLLIAETDDGIVGYFRVTWWIEEATRVRVLVHVGWVHPAVRGLGVGTTMLEWSEARLREIAAEKPYDAGTTVFESWFDDGEVVRREALQAAGYAPTEMYAEMTRPLDEPIPDLPLPDGLELRPMSIDDARRVWEADQEAFRDHVGYSPGTENDYREFLGGHYCKDPSLWRVAFEGDQIVGMVLNYIDHDSNKEYSRKRGYTESISVQRPWRGKGVARSLIAESMRMFRGMGMTEVALGVHTTNPTGAFRLYEGLGYKVVATSREMRKAFE is encoded by the coding sequence ATGCCCAGCCTTCCTGAACCAATCGACCGCGTCCGCTTCCGTCACTTCGGGGGCGATGACGACTTAGTTGGCATGGTCGCGGTGCTCTCTGCCGCCAAGCGGGCCGACGGAGTGGACCGCACCGACACGGTCGAGACCATGCGGAACGTCTACAGCAATCTCAACAACTGCGATCTCGACACCGACCTCTTGATCGCCGAGACGGACGACGGCATCGTCGGCTACTTCCGGGTCACCTGGTGGATCGAAGAGGCGACCCGGGTGCGGGTGCTGGTCCATGTGGGATGGGTGCATCCGGCAGTCCGCGGGCTCGGGGTGGGCACCACGATGCTCGAGTGGTCTGAGGCGCGCCTTCGGGAGATTGCCGCCGAAAAGCCCTACGACGCGGGAACCACCGTGTTCGAGTCGTGGTTCGACGACGGCGAGGTCGTCCGGCGGGAGGCGCTCCAGGCGGCCGGTTACGCCCCTACCGAGATGTATGCCGAGATGACCCGGCCGCTCGACGAGCCGATTCCCGACCTGCCCTTGCCCGATGGTCTCGAACTCCGCCCGATGTCCATCGACGACGCCCGCAGGGTGTGGGAGGCCGATCAGGAAGCATTCCGGGATCACGTCGGCTACTCCCCGGGCACCGAAAACGATTACCGCGAGTTCCTCGGGGGCCACTACTGCAAGGATCCCTCGTTGTGGAGGGTCGCTTTCGAGGGCGATCAGATCGTCGGCATGGTCCTCAACTACATCGACCACGACTCGAACAAGGAGTACAGCCGCAAGCGCGGATACACCGAGAGCATTTCGGTGCAACGCCCGTGGCGCGGCAAGGGCGTGGCCCGGTCCCTGATCGCCGAGAGTATGCGGATGTTTCGTGGCATGGGAATGACGGAGGTGGCCCTGGGCGTGCACACCACCAACCCCACCGGCGCCTTTCGCCTGTACGAAGGCCTGGGCTACAAGGTGGTCGCGACCAGCAGGGAGATGCGCAAGGCGTTCGAGTAG
- the hflX gene encoding GTPase HflX has translation MTNRHVGRSRRRLTATVTDVTVAVQRTLIVALDDGRDSSGVDMSLDEIERLVDTAGSIVVERAVQKRPKPDPATYIGKGKAEELANIGRASDIDLVVVDGELSPIQQRNLQEIFGTDVVDRVALILDIFAQHATSKAGRAQVELAMLHYLLPRLRGKGVEMSRLGAGIGTRGPGETRLETDRRRVLRRISQLKVELEELEVVRATQRKARMKSEVPSVALVGYTNAGKSSLLNRLTDAGVLVEDRLFSTLDATVRRLELPSGREVVVSDTVGFLRDLPHGLVDAFHSTLEETVGSHLLVHVVDAAADDPERQIAAVRATLQEIEAHQIPEMMVLNKIDIASPIAVDRLLARHPGAVPVAATRGTGIDALLEALDVTLSLDRIDVEVLIPFERGDLVDLIHRIGDIVSESHEPAGTRVKARIPKRYAGSFD, from the coding sequence ATGACCAACCGACATGTTGGGCGCTCTCGGCGCCGGCTCACTGCGACCGTCACCGATGTCACGGTCGCCGTTCAGCGGACCCTGATCGTCGCCCTCGACGACGGGCGCGACTCGTCAGGGGTCGACATGTCGTTGGACGAAATCGAGCGACTGGTCGACACGGCCGGGTCCATCGTGGTGGAGCGGGCGGTGCAGAAGCGTCCCAAACCCGACCCCGCCACCTACATCGGGAAGGGAAAGGCCGAAGAGTTGGCGAACATCGGTCGGGCGAGTGACATCGACCTGGTGGTCGTGGACGGGGAGCTGTCCCCGATCCAACAGCGCAATCTCCAGGAGATCTTCGGGACCGACGTCGTCGACCGGGTGGCTTTGATCCTCGACATCTTCGCCCAGCACGCCACCAGCAAGGCCGGCCGGGCGCAGGTGGAACTCGCCATGCTCCACTACTTGCTCCCCCGCCTCCGCGGGAAGGGCGTCGAGATGAGCCGCCTTGGCGCCGGAATCGGCACCCGCGGCCCAGGCGAGACCCGCCTCGAAACCGACCGGCGGCGGGTGCTGCGCCGAATCTCCCAGCTCAAAGTGGAACTGGAGGAACTCGAGGTGGTCCGGGCGACCCAGCGCAAGGCCCGGATGAAGTCAGAGGTTCCTTCGGTCGCTCTCGTGGGATACACCAACGCGGGCAAGTCGAGCCTGCTCAACCGGCTGACTGACGCCGGAGTACTCGTCGAGGACCGGCTGTTCTCCACCCTGGATGCCACGGTGCGGCGGCTCGAATTGCCCAGCGGCCGCGAGGTGGTGGTATCCGACACCGTCGGCTTCCTGCGCGACCTTCCCCATGGACTGGTCGACGCGTTCCACTCGACGCTCGAGGAAACGGTCGGCAGCCACTTGCTGGTCCACGTGGTCGACGCGGCCGCGGACGACCCCGAGCGCCAGATCGCCGCCGTCCGGGCGACCCTGCAGGAGATCGAGGCGCATCAGATCCCGGAAATGATGGTGCTCAACAAGATCGATATCGCGTCACCGATTGCAGTGGACCGGCTCCTCGCCCGTCATCCCGGTGCCGTGCCGGTTGCCGCGACCCGGGGAACCGGAATCGATGCCCTGCTCGAGGCGCTCGACGTGACGCTATCTCTCGACCGGATCGACGTCGAGGTGCTCATCCCCTTCGAACGTGGTGACCTGGTCGATCTGATCCACCGGATCGGCGACATCGTGTCGGAGTCCCACGAGCCCGCAGGAACCCGGGTGAAGGCCCGGATACCGAAACGCTACGCCGGGTCGTTCGATTAG
- a CDS encoding ABC transporter ATP-binding protein produces MEQPIRKRPLRRLWRYAAGHRRDVIAASSWSVLNKTFDIAPPMLIGAAVDIVVRQEGSVLASFGFETPRSQIVALAVITFIIWALESLFEYLHGVAWRNLAQSIQHELRIDAYTQLQELELRYFEDRATGDLMAVLNDDVNQLERFLDRGANEILQVLTTVVLIGAIFFYLAPGIAWLAFLPIPFILWGSFRFQRLLEPRYADVRERAAAVNAELSNHLGGISTIKAFTAEDDSVRRIEQESERYRHANRSAIRLSSAFSPLIRVVILVGFTATLVWGGFRALEGGLEVGAYSVMVFLTQRLLWPLTRLGETFDLYQRAMASTNRILDVVDARPRLQDGDRPLPRETVKGDLHFDGVTFAYQAGHRVLNDINVAAEAGRTTAFVGATGSGKTTLVKLLLRFYDVDSGRITVDGHDLRNLKARDLRRAIGLVSQDVFLFHGTVRDNIAYGRPEATDDEIRAAAEIAEAHEFITRLPEGYATIVGERGQKLSGGQRQRVSIARAVLVDPPILVLDEATSAVDNETEAAIQRSLERISLDRTTVVIAHRLSTIRHADRIYVLDDGRVAEVGTHDELLANSRIYRALWDVQTGEAVRWHEG; encoded by the coding sequence ATGGAGCAGCCGATCCGAAAGCGTCCCCTCCGCCGGTTGTGGCGCTACGCCGCCGGGCACCGCCGGGATGTGATCGCGGCGTCGTCGTGGTCAGTGCTCAACAAGACCTTCGACATCGCTCCGCCGATGCTGATCGGCGCCGCGGTCGACATCGTGGTCCGCCAGGAGGGGTCGGTGCTGGCGTCGTTCGGGTTCGAGACGCCGCGTTCTCAGATCGTGGCGCTGGCCGTGATCACCTTCATCATCTGGGCGCTCGAGTCGCTCTTCGAGTACCTGCACGGGGTCGCCTGGCGCAACCTCGCCCAGAGCATCCAGCACGAGCTTCGGATAGACGCCTACACCCAGCTGCAGGAACTCGAGCTCCGCTACTTCGAGGACCGGGCGACCGGTGACCTGATGGCGGTGCTCAACGACGACGTCAATCAACTCGAGCGCTTCCTCGACCGTGGCGCCAACGAGATCCTCCAGGTGCTGACCACCGTGGTGCTCATCGGGGCGATCTTCTTCTACCTGGCCCCCGGCATCGCCTGGCTGGCGTTCCTCCCGATCCCATTCATCCTGTGGGGATCGTTCCGGTTCCAGCGGTTGCTAGAGCCGCGGTACGCCGACGTGCGGGAGCGGGCGGCGGCGGTGAACGCGGAATTGTCCAATCACCTCGGCGGCATCTCGACGATCAAGGCATTCACCGCAGAGGACGACAGCGTCCGCCGGATCGAACAGGAGAGCGAGCGATACCGCCACGCCAACCGGTCGGCGATTCGTTTGTCGAGCGCCTTCTCCCCACTGATCCGCGTGGTGATCCTGGTCGGGTTCACCGCCACCCTGGTCTGGGGCGGCTTCCGGGCGCTCGAGGGCGGCCTCGAAGTCGGCGCCTACAGCGTGATGGTGTTCCTCACCCAGCGCCTGCTGTGGCCGTTGACCCGCCTCGGCGAGACATTCGACCTCTACCAGCGGGCCATGGCGTCCACCAACCGCATCCTCGACGTCGTCGACGCTCGACCGCGTCTCCAGGACGGCGATCGACCGCTCCCCCGCGAGACGGTCAAGGGCGACCTCCACTTCGACGGGGTCACCTTCGCCTACCAGGCGGGCCACCGCGTCCTCAACGACATCAACGTGGCGGCCGAGGCGGGACGAACCACCGCCTTCGTCGGAGCCACCGGATCGGGCAAGACGACCCTCGTGAAGTTGCTGCTCCGCTTCTACGACGTCGACTCGGGGCGGATCACGGTCGACGGGCACGATCTGCGCAACCTCAAGGCCCGGGACCTGCGACGGGCGATCGGCCTCGTGAGCCAAGACGTGTTCCTGTTCCACGGAACCGTGCGCGACAACATCGCCTATGGGCGGCCCGAAGCCACCGACGATGAGATTCGGGCAGCCGCCGAAATCGCCGAGGCCCACGAATTCATCACCCGCCTCCCCGAGGGTTACGCCACCATCGTCGGCGAGCGCGGCCAGAAGCTGAGCGGCGGCCAACGCCAGCGCGTGTCGATCGCTCGCGCGGTGTTGGTCGACCCGCCGATCCTGGTACTCGACGAAGCGACCTCGGCCGTCGACAACGAGACCGAAGCGGCGATCCAACGGTCCCTCGAGCGGATCTCCCTCGACCGAACAACTGTCGTGATCGCCCACCGCCTCTCCACCATCCGCCACGCCGACCGCATCTATGTGCTCGACGACGGCCGGGTAGCCGAAGTGGGCACGCACGACGAGTTGCTCGCCAACTCCCGGATCTACCGCGCTCTGTGGGATGTGCAGACGGGTGAGGCAGTGAGGTGGCATGAAGGCTGA